GAACCTGCTGAAAAAAAGCAGAAGCGAATTGGCGAAGTACGAACGCTAGCTGGCACGACGGCCGCGGACGGCCAAGTGGAAGAGCGCGCTTAAGCGCTGACTAAGCACTCTGAAAGGGCGCTGCTTTAAGCCGCGCCGTTCCGGGCTCCTTCAATTTCACCCTTAGGCGCTGAACGAGACCAAGAGCCTGGGCCACCCGGACTTCCGTCGATGCGATCCCTAGGCTGCCGTAGTTCCTCGAAATGCGGACGTTCTCTCCTCCGCAACTGAGCTATAATCCAGTCGCTCTTACAGTGCATCTACATAGGTGCATAGGCGGTGATCTGCGGTCAACATGGCAAAACGTAGAATACCTCTGCTCAAGCTGAGGATCGACGGGCCGGGCGTTCGGCGCGGGGCTATCTCTGTCCCAGATCTGATTCGGATCTGCCAAGCAGCCCAGGATGCGGTCAATCGACAGGCGGAAGCCATGCGGGGGGGGCAATCGCTTCGACCCGGCCGCAAGTCGGCGGTCGTGTATCAGGAATGCACGCTGGAATTGACAGGGATCCAAAAGGGCAGCACTATCCTGCCATTTAGCCTGGCAAAGCCACAGCAGTCGCTCCCGCTTCCCGACCTGACCACGTTCGGGCGAGACGTTGTTTTGGAAGTCGCTCATGCGGTGAAGGAAATTGGGAGCGATGGCCGAAGACGCCGGAATCCCCACTTCGAGGCTGGACTCCTTTACAGTTTGCGGGAGATGGGTGAAGTTCTGGATAAAGATGTAACGAGCATTGAATGGATCGTTCCGGGCAACGGTCATCGAGCTGTGAAAGCGGTTTTCGATAAAAGGGTGCGGGACAGAGTGATCGAGCGTATTCAGCTGCCTTCGACGCGACCTGAAGAGATTGAAGGTGTGTTGGAGATGGCGGACTTTAAGGAACAAGATCACAAGTGCAGAATCCATCCGCTTCTGGGCCAGCCCATCGTCTGCACATTCAAGCCCGAGCAGGAAGAAGATGTTTATGCCGCACTGCGAAAGCCAGTGAAAGTTTTCGGAACAGCGACAATCAATCCTAACAGTGGAAAAGTTGAGTCAATTGCCATCGAGAAGATCGGAGTCGTCGAGCAGTTGTTGATCGGGGCAAGAGACTTCCACGCCGGACGTTCGATGGAACAGCTTGCAGAAGCACAGGGGGTGCAGCCGCTCGACAATCCAAAGGTCCTCGCCGGCGGATGGCCTGACAATGAAGATTTGGACCAGTTTTTGGAGGACATCTATTCAAGTCGATTAAGCTAACCCCTCAAGATGGATGCCGTTCTTTTAGATACCGACGTTTTCTCGTACTTGATGAAGTCAAACGACACTCGGGCGGAGGCCTATCGACCACACGTGAGGGGGAAAACTGTGGCGATCTCTTTCATCACGGTCGGTGAGCTTTATTACGGAGCAGAAAAGAAGAAATGGTCGGGCAAGACATTGCGGAACTTGCAGGAAAGAATGAAAGCCGTAGTTACCGTTCCCTATGATGCCGAACTATGTCGTACCTTCGGAAGAGTCAAAGCGTCTCTGCCAAAGGGGCTAGTTGTGGCGACGAACGATCTCTGGATCGCTTCCAGTGCGATCCGGCACGGAATTCCGCTCATTTCAAATAACCGGAAACATTTCGAGAAGATCCCGGCGCTGATTTTGATTAGCGAGACCCCTACGAAAACAACTCCCGTGCCTACAACAGGTAATCTATTCAAACCATTAGACAGCGGGACCCCGCCAGCAACAAAATGATTTTCCGTTTATTACTGAATCAGCGTCCCCCCGCCGTTACCCCCGTTCGGCTCTGCATCCGGGGCCAGCACAACCGCCGCCGCTACCCGGTCCCCCGGCTCCATATTCAGCAGCCGCACGCCTTGGGCGTTGCGGCCGGATTCGCGGATTGTGGTTGAGTCCATGCGGATGATTTTGCCGTAGTGGCTGATCAGCATGACTTCGGCGGTTTCGTCGACTTGGGCGATGGCGACGACTTTGCCGACGCGCTCGGTGGTCTTGAGGTTGATCACGCCTTTGCCGCCGCGGTTGGTGAGGCGGTATTCGTCGGCGGGGGTGCGCTTGCCGAATCCGTTTTCGGTGACGGAGAGGATCAGAGAACCTTTCGCGGTTACGTCGATCACTTCCGGCGCGCCGTCGCCTTCCACTTTCGCGGTCGCCAGCTCGATCGCGGCCGCAGCCGTGGGAGCCTCGGGGGCCACCGGAGCTGCACCGGGCTTGGTTGTCGTGGCCATGCCTACTACATAGTCTTTGTCTTCCAGGTCGATGCCCCAGACGCCGTAGGCGCCGCGGCCCATGGGGCGGACGTGGCTTTCGTCGAAGCGCACGGCCATGCCTTCATGGGATGCGAGGAAGATGATCTGGTTGCCGTTGGTGATGCGGGCGGCGACCAGTTCGTCCCCGTCTTCGATGCCGATGGCGTTGATGCCGTTGGAGCGCACGTGCATAAACTCGCGCAGCTCGGATTTTTTTACCAGACCTTTGCGCGTGGCGAAGAAAACATATTTGTTTTCCTCTTCGAGATTGCGCACGGCGAGCATGGTCTTGACGGTCTCGCCGGGTTGCAGTCCGATCAGGTTGCCGACGTGCTTGCCTTTGCCGGCGGCGCTGACGTCGGGAATTTCGTAGACCTTCAGCCAATACACGCGGCCCTTGTTGGTGAAGATGAGAATGTAGGCGTGCGTCGAAGCGATGAAAAGATGCTCGACGAAATCTTCGTCGCGCGTCTTCATGCCGGTGCGGCCCGTGCCTCCGCGGCGCTGCATGCGGTAGGTGGAGATGGGCGTGCGCTTCATGTAGCCGGAATGGCTGACGGTGACGGCGACCTGCTCGTCGGCGATGAGATCTTCGAGCACGATCTCGGCGGCTTCGTCTTCGATCTGCGTGCGGCGGGCATCGCCGTATAACTTCTTAACCTCTTCGAGCTCTTTGATGATGACTTTGCGCAGCCGGGTCTCGGAGCCGAGGATGGATTCGTATTCGGCGATGTTGCCGCGAACATCTTTCAACTCGTTGGCGATTTCGTCGA
The Candidatus Sulfotelmatobacter sp. DNA segment above includes these coding regions:
- a CDS encoding type II toxin-antitoxin system VapC family toxin, which produces MDAVLLDTDVFSYLMKSNDTRAEAYRPHVRGKTVAISFITVGELYYGAEKKKWSGKTLRNLQERMKAVVTVPYDAELCRTFGRVKASLPKGLVVATNDLWIASSAIRHGIPLISNNRKHFEKIPALILISETPTKTTPVPTTGNLFKPLDSGTPPATK